A DNA window from Camelina sativa cultivar DH55 chromosome 17, Cs, whole genome shotgun sequence contains the following coding sequences:
- the LOC104756754 gene encoding uncharacterized protein LOC104756754 isoform X2 — MVKVRELILELGKLLEDPEVRLKSIKDLEVACQNKPEFISTIIEVLVNHLFDVKPVDSDAVETVFMAIFRQNKMATFAAVLKNHPTRLFPESDKDEYVYPSVQLRLYKIKSVKRRIADLIEKSLENVSKEELQQLAKLVEAEAALDANDCKFDVWDTVSVDRFLSCLQMAVPLFARGAPSMLVDCVLKLPDFDKLSDERKFDFLRALAEISSHTTAPVAQQLLPLVAELSKTYISQTERGDSKSFAYVECVLYLLLHLSHKAPDVATQTCSKEFMWRFKSLKSRTWERMKILAKTLSQDDIDVLDAEKKVGRHIIVMETKFRAEAKRQSTKTEIRSCINILAIRKLLKKRKFCFVKLSWKEARNASKPSKTYRNKIYQRAPYRSAELESISKDCSSELAQYGKCDLSYKQVQRLVGSKKFQEFSSDRKGPFVLNDTCGTAMLSWHMEESALSFLKECGEEGRSGKVRNQMYHLTCAMYVGSDLVSSERHLRKLEKKEQGEKKKQGEMRKQGENTKGEKKKQCQPLCPWNLCIFCDPSKLGKDKRAKEDKRNRLHHCYGAEIENVLSHIQANGASREIVSDFLCTDYLPPTADDPSMKRRKNIKLRRLHSLKEVVKELKKHTVGADLINYSGLMRGDKEVYEACMDPESVFVSYHAVVIEKIQKMGDDWVAVCKMSNGRYLGRDGYCNVSLTTKYIPIGVSDVQGDLIRGSEKPMHLLTNFIIVEIIEDEEENWNSDDEEDAKDDKKPSEENPKEKQKEPEKKRKEPEEKRKDREEKKYTPKKFRSSGNTPSDQLTVTESDAVDVIEDAITRHNSNSTTELTALVARFPSISEYVALNMLMKAITFDDQAVQRHRVTVLECVKDPDASIRKRALELVTLLVNENNVTQLTKELIDYLEISDEDFKEDLSAKICFIVEKFSPEKLWYIDQMLKVLCEAGKFVKDDVWHALIVVISNASELHGYTVRALYRAVLTYSEQETLVRVAVWCIGEYGDLLVNNVGMIGSEDPITVTESDAVDVIEDAITRHNSDSTTKAMALVALLKLSSRFPSISERIKDIIVKQKGSLLLEMQQRAIEYNSIVDRHKNIRSSLVERMPVLDEATFNVRRAGSFPASASTGAKASVSLPNGFEKPAVAPLVDLLDLDSDDILAAPSSSGADYLQDLLGVDLGSSSSQFGATQAPKAGTDLLLDILSIGTPSPAQNSISSIDLLSIADANSNPSNALDTLSSPVPPHTATTASTRMFDLLDGLSPSPSKEATNGPAYPSIVAYESSSLKIEFTFSKPPGNPQTTNVQATFINLSPNTFTDFIFQAAVPKFLQLHLDPASSNTLPASGNGAITQNLKVTNSQHGKKSLVMRMRIGYKLNEKDVLEEGQVSNFPRGL; from the exons ATGGTAAAAGTAAGAGAACTTATCCTTGAGCTTGGAAAACTCTTGGAGGATCCTGAG gtacGCCTAAAATCAATCAAGGACCTTGAGGTCGCATGCCAAAATAAACCAGAGTTCATATCCACGATTATTGAAGTTCTTGTCAATCATCTGTTTGATG TGAAACCGGTGGACTCTGATGCTGTGGAAACGGTTTTTATGGCAATTTTTCGTCAGAACAAAATGG CAACTTTTGCTGCAGTGTTGAAGAATCACCCTACTCGTTTATTCCCTGAG TCGGACAAGGATGAATATGTATATCCTTCAGTACAACTGCGATTGTATAAAATCAAGTCAGTGAAAAGACGTATTGCAGATTTAATAGAAAAG AGCCTGGAAAATGTAAGTAAAGAAGAATTGCAACAGCTTGCAAAACTTGTTGAAGCAGAGGCTGCTTTGGATGCAAACGACTGCAAGTTTGAT GTTTGGGATACCGTTAGTGTTGACAGGTTTCTATCATGCCTGCAAATGGCTGTTCCATTATTTGCG AGAGGGGCTCCAAGTATGTTAGTTGATTGCGTTCTTAAACTGCCTGATTTTGACAAG CTGTCAGACGAGAGGAAGTTTGATTTTCTCAGAGCTCTTGCTGAGATTTCGTCACACACAACAGCTCCAGTAGCACAACAGCTCCTTCCCTTAGTAGCTGAGCTCTCAAAG ACATACATATCCCAGACAGAAAGAGGGGATTCAAAAAGTTTTGCATATGTTGAGTGCGTCTTATATTTGCTCCTTCACTTAAGCCATAAG GCTCCAGATGTAGCAACACAAACATGCAGCAAAGAATTCATGTGGAG ATTTAAGTCTCTTAAGTCTAGAACTTGGGAAAGAATGAAGATACTAGCCAAAACCTTGTCTCAGGACGATATAGATGTTTTGGATGCCGAGAAAAAAGTAGGGCGTCATATAATCGTTATGGAAACTAAGTTCAGGGCGGAAGCAAAGAGGCAAAGTACAAAAACTGAGATTCGGAGCTGCATTAACATACTGGCCATTAGAAAG TtattgaagaaaagaaagttttGCTTTGTCAAACTTTCTTGGAAAGAAGCTAGGAATGCATCTAAACCGTCGAAAACATATAG AAACAAAATATACCAGAGAGCCCCTTATAGGTCTGCTGAGCTTGAATCCATTTCAAAAGATTGTTCTTCAGAGCTAGCTCAATATGGTAAATGCGATCTCAGCTACAAACAAGTTCAAAGGCTTGTGGGTTCCAAGAAGTTTCAAGAATTTTCTAGTGATCGTAAAGGCCCATTTGTCTTAAATGACACTTGCGGCACCGCTATGCTCAGTTGGCATATGGAAGAATCG GCCTTAAGTTTCTTAAAGGAATGTGGAGAAGAGGGTAGATCGGGTAAGGTTAGAAATCAGATGTATCATCTTACCTGCGCGATGTACGTAGGCTCTGATCTAGTAAGTTCAGAGAGGCACTTACGAAAGTTGGAAAAGAAAGAGCAGGGGGAAAAGAAAAAGCAGGGGGAAATGAGAAAGCAGGGGGAAAACACaaagggggaaaaaaagaagcagTGTCAACCTCTTTGTCCCTGGAATCTGTGTATATTTTGTGACCCTTCTAAACTCGGGAAAGATAAGCGAGCTAaggaagataagagaaatcGATTACATCATTGTTATGGAGCAGAGATTGAGAATGTCTTATCTCACATACAGGCAAACGGGGCTTCAAGAGAAATAGTAAGTGATTTCCTATGCACTGATTATCTACCTCCAACTGCAGATGACCCTTCcatgaagagaagaaaaaatataaaactacgCAGGCTTCATAGCTTAAAGGAGGTTGTGAAGGAGCTAAAAAAGCATACAGTAGGGGCAGATTTGATTAATTACTCTGGATTGATGAGAGGAGATAAGGAGGTTTATGAAGCTTGTATGGACCCagaatctgtttttgtttcttatcatGCAGTGGTGatagagaagattcagaaaatGGGTGATGACTGGGTAGCTGTATGTAAAATGAGTAATGGAAGATACTTGGGTCGAGATGGATATTGCAATGTGTCTTTAACAACCAAGTATATTCCTATTGGTGTATCTGATGTGCAAGGTGACCTAATTCGAGGCTCAGAAAAGCCTATGCATCTGTTGACAAATTTCATCATTGTTGAGAtaatagaagatgaagaagagaattggaacagtgatgatgaggaagatgcaaaagatgATAAAAAGCCATCAGAAGAGAacccaaaagagaaacaaaaagaacctGAAAAGAAACGAAAAGAACCTGAAGAGAAACGAAAAGATCGTGAAGAGAAAAAGTATACTCCAAAGAAATTTCGTTCCTCTGGTAATACTCCAAGTGATCAGTTGACG GTAACGGAATCTGATGCAGTAGACGTTATCGAGGATGCTATTACTCGCCATAACTCAAATTCGACTACAGAACTGACGGCATTGGTTGCCCGCTTTCCTTCTATTTCAGA ATATGTTGCATTAAACATGCTGATGAAAGCAATCACTTTCGATGATCAAGCAGTGCAAAGACACAGAGTTACAGTTTTGGAATGTGTTAAG GACCCAGATGCTTCTATTCGGAAAAGAGCTCTTGAGCTTGTCACTCTTTTGGTGAATGAGAATAATGTCACACAACTGACGAAGGAGCTAATTGATTATTTGGAAATCAGTGACGAAGATTTTAAGGAAGATCTTAGtgcaaaaatttgttttatcgTTGAAAA GTTTTCTCCAGAAAAACTATGGTACATTGATCAGATGCTCAAGGTTCTGTGTGAG GCTGGAAAGTTTGTGAAAGATGATGTGTGGCATGCACTTATTGTTGTCATAAGCAATGCATCAGAGCTTCATGGGTACACAGTTAGGGCATTATACAGAGCAGTTTTGACATATTCGGAACAG GAGACTCTTGTTCGAGTGGCGGTATGGTGCATTGGGGAATATGGTGATCTGTTGGTTAACAATGTGGGGATGATTGGTAGTGAAGATCCAATAACT GTAACGGAATCTGATGCAGTGGACGTTATCGAGGATGCCATTACTCGCCATAACTCAGATTCAACTACAAAAGCGATGGCACTGGTTGCTCTACTGAAGCTGTCATCCCGCTTTCCTTCTATTTCAGA GAGAATTAAAGACATAATTGTGAAGCAGAAAGGAAGCCTTCTCCTTGAAATGCAGCAGAGAGCTATTGAGTACAATTCTATAGTTGACAGGCATAAAAATATCAG ATCTTCTCTGGTTGAGAGAATGCCGGTACTGGATGAGGCTACTTTTAATGTGAGGAGGGCCGGCTCTTTTCCTGCATCAGCTTCAACAGGGGCCAAGGCTTCAGTTAGTCTTCCAAATGGTTTTGAGAAACCTGCTGTTGCTCCTCTTGTGGACTTGCTAGACCTGGATTCTGACGATATCCTGGCTGCACCTAGTTCATCTGGTGCAGATTACCTTCAGGATCTTCTTGGTGTTGATTTAGGATCATCTTCATCACAATTTG GTGCAACCCAGGCTCCAAAAGCCGGCACAGATCTGTTACTGGATATTCTATCAATTGGAACACCTTCTCCTGCACAAAACAGCATATCATCTATTGATTTATTATCAATAGCTGACGCTAACAGTAATCCCTCAAATGCGCTAGACACACTTTCTTCACCAGTTCCACCTCACACAGCAACGACTGCGTCCACCCGTATGTTTGATTTATTAGATGGTCTTTCTCCAAGCCCATCAAAGGAAG CAACCAATGGTCCAGCATATCCATCTATTGTTGCATACGAGAGCAGCTCCTTGAAGATTGAGTTCACTTTCTCAAAACCACCAGGGAATCCGCAGACGACAAATGTCCAGGctacttttattaatttatctccCAATACTTTCACAGACTTTATCTTCCAGGCTGCTGTTCCAAAG TTCCTCCAGCTTCACTTGGATCCAGCTAGCAGTAACACACTCCCGGCAAGCGGTAATGGTGCCATCACGCAAAATCTAAAAGTCACTAACAGCCAGCATGGGAAG AAATCCCTTGTGATGCGCATGAGGATTGGGTACAAACTGAACGAAAAAGATGTATTAGAGGAAGGACAAGTCAGCAACTTCCCTCGCGGGTTGTGA